From Amycolatopsis sp. YIM 10, the proteins below share one genomic window:
- a CDS encoding VCBS repeat-containing protein, whose translation MSARTRMGTRIGAALAVAAAAFAFTAAPAQAAAGNADLLWHNAKTGELGAWLTDGHGKVVGENRLSWPCGPECASQWRVVGGGDFNNDFTSDVLWHNATTGELSAWILDGKGTVTSALKLDWTCGPACASQWKAVAIGDFNADNKSDIVWHNASTGAVSTWLLDGKGHVTGDPSLSWTCGPGCANQWKVTGAGDLNEDHLDDLLWHNATTGEVSAWLTNGKQTVTGALKLSWTCGPDCANQWKIVAVNDFSNDFKNDVAWHNATTGEVATWTLDGKGGVTGDPRLSWTCGAGCANDWKAVATGNFG comes from the coding sequence ATGTCAGCGCGAACAAGGATGGGAACCAGGATCGGCGCCGCGCTCGCGGTCGCCGCGGCGGCGTTCGCGTTCACCGCCGCCCCGGCCCAGGCCGCCGCGGGCAACGCGGACCTGTTGTGGCACAACGCGAAGACCGGCGAGCTGGGCGCCTGGCTGACCGACGGTCACGGGAAGGTGGTGGGGGAGAACAGATTGTCCTGGCCGTGCGGGCCCGAATGCGCGAGCCAGTGGCGCGTGGTCGGCGGCGGTGACTTCAACAACGACTTCACCTCCGACGTGCTGTGGCACAACGCCACCACGGGCGAGCTGTCCGCGTGGATCCTGGACGGCAAGGGCACCGTCACCTCGGCGCTGAAACTGGACTGGACGTGTGGCCCCGCGTGCGCGAGCCAGTGGAAGGCCGTCGCGATCGGCGACTTCAACGCCGACAACAAGTCGGACATCGTGTGGCACAACGCGTCCACCGGTGCGGTGAGCACGTGGCTGCTCGACGGCAAGGGGCACGTGACCGGCGATCCCAGCCTCTCCTGGACGTGCGGCCCCGGCTGTGCCAATCAGTGGAAGGTGACCGGTGCCGGTGATCTCAACGAGGACCACCTCGACGACCTGTTGTGGCACAACGCCACCACCGGCGAGGTGTCGGCGTGGCTGACCAACGGCAAGCAGACGGTGACCGGTGCGCTGAAGCTGTCCTGGACGTGCGGGCCGGACTGCGCGAACCAGTGGAAGATCGTCGCGGTCAACGACTTCAGCAACGACTTCAAGAACGATGTGGCCTGGCACAACGCCACCACGGGTGAGGTCGCGACGTGGACGCTGGACGGCAAGGGCGGTGTCACCGGTGACCCGCGCCTGTCCTGGACGTGCGGCGCCGGCTGCGCGAACGACTGGAAGGCCGTCGCCACCGGCAACTTCGGCTGA
- a CDS encoding RNA polymerase sigma factor: protein MPPTTNERLTDAALMDAVRAGNLLAYGVLCQRHAEHAHGFAKGLHQLLATIHRLAGDQPGVPTAEENLVRRWYAQLADTAFRQLPPRWQLVLWHLETGRSSTEDLAAVLGTSPGGAAALIKRVRADIQARTPFADRCPAWPQTRIWLGEPRSRHRDPDAEEHIATCASCLSASIRLLKAKPPRSR, encoded by the coding sequence TTGCCTCCGACCACCAACGAAAGACTGACCGACGCGGCCCTGATGGACGCGGTGCGAGCGGGCAACCTGCTGGCTTACGGAGTGCTGTGCCAACGACACGCCGAGCACGCGCACGGTTTCGCCAAGGGCCTCCACCAACTGCTGGCCACCATCCATCGCCTGGCCGGAGATCAACCCGGCGTGCCGACAGCGGAAGAAAACCTGGTCCGCCGGTGGTATGCCCAGCTCGCCGACACGGCCTTCCGGCAACTCCCACCGCGCTGGCAACTCGTGCTCTGGCACCTCGAAACCGGACGATCGTCCACTGAGGACCTCGCTGCCGTGCTGGGCACCTCACCCGGCGGCGCCGCCGCGCTGATCAAGCGCGTCCGCGCCGACATTCAAGCGCGAACCCCCTTCGCGGACCGTTGCCCGGCCTGGCCCCAGACGCGCATCTGGCTCGGTGAACCCCGATCACGCCACCGGGACCCGGACGCCGAAGAACACATCGCCACCTGCGCCAGCTGCCTCTCCGCCTCGATTCGCCTGCTGAAAGCCAAACCGCCACGGTCTCGGTGA
- a CDS encoding glycoside hydrolase family 19 protein, producing the protein MSLRRLLAAVAATFAATTIAVVVPAQPAVAAECVTPWNASAVYWGGDTASYNGRNWSAKWWTQNETPGTAQVWADQGTCGGSTNPPDPSGFVVSQAQFNQMFPSRNPFYTYNGLITALGAYPAFSGTGSDTIKKQEAAAFLANVSHETGGLVHIVEQNQANYPHYCDTSQSYGCPAGNAAYYGRGPIQLSWNFNYKAAGDALGLPLLTNPWLVQNDAAVAWKTAIWYWMTQNGPGTMTPHNAMVNSRGFGETIRSINGSIECNGGNPAQVQSRVTKYQQFTGILGVAPGGNLYC; encoded by the coding sequence TTGTCTCTGAGACGCTTGCTCGCGGCGGTCGCCGCCACCTTCGCCGCCACCACGATCGCCGTGGTGGTCCCCGCCCAGCCCGCCGTCGCGGCGGAGTGCGTGACCCCGTGGAACGCCAGTGCGGTCTACTGGGGCGGTGACACCGCCTCGTACAACGGGCGCAACTGGTCCGCCAAGTGGTGGACGCAGAACGAAACCCCCGGTACCGCCCAGGTCTGGGCCGACCAGGGCACCTGCGGCGGCTCGACCAACCCGCCGGACCCGTCCGGCTTCGTGGTCAGCCAGGCCCAGTTCAACCAGATGTTCCCGAGCCGGAACCCCTTCTACACCTACAACGGCCTGATCACCGCCCTCGGCGCCTACCCGGCTTTCTCGGGCACCGGCAGCGACACCATCAAGAAGCAGGAGGCGGCGGCCTTCCTGGCGAACGTCAGCCACGAGACCGGCGGCCTGGTCCACATCGTCGAGCAGAACCAGGCGAACTACCCGCACTACTGCGACACGAGCCAGTCCTACGGCTGTCCGGCGGGCAACGCCGCGTACTACGGCCGCGGTCCGATCCAGCTGAGCTGGAACTTCAACTACAAGGCCGCCGGTGACGCGCTGGGCCTGCCGCTGCTGACCAATCCGTGGCTGGTGCAGAACGACGCGGCGGTCGCCTGGAAGACCGCCATCTGGTACTGGATGACCCAGAACGGCCCCGGCACGATGACCCCGCACAACGCGATGGTCAACAGCCGCGGTTTCGGTGAGACCATTCGCAGCATCAACGGCAGCATCGAGTGCAACGGCGGCAATCCCGCCCAGGTGCAGAGCCGGGTGACCAAGTACCAGCAGTTCACCGGCATTCTCGGCGTCGCGCCCGGCGGCAACCTCTACTGCTGA
- a CDS encoding discoidin domain-containing protein has translation MSTEPSRRRVLQAFGAGGLALVAAGLVTPAARARQSTALEGRRGPAPDEVAATYHAALLRHTRWAEQQFDQAAGIYPAKDFTFAVVLGNAVLLTRDGYDATVAGVERDVLHRHTVDTIRHFARSNRVTGGTEWGRRLFFDTTFQSYFQLAGRLLWADLDAATRANLDRIAIGQSDYTADLGSGDDPMSGDWTPRGLSGGYAGDTKLEEMGVYTQALAPGIAWAPSEPRAAAWREWFGRWSRNEAGLPPADLANPRLVDGVPISANTAENLYDTFLVENHGSFGPHYQEELWRTSGRNALHFLLAGQPLPEVLTAQPNGERLWHTMLLMASDAGEPLMPMVADREHLYGRDVLPLAFRAQVLGDRYAARAEAQLAERLQPYQAYPPVDRLTKFSGEPKYEPEARAEIAISYLLHEWRASHGGPVEPVSQAEFDAHAVGTRDFGAAPGLLVHRSPAAWAAAVSKPGYTKFAWQPRHDDWLFGVSGSTPMFLPSTSLKVTERHAVAWTKVRHGFDATAAVLKFDNGYAGFATLPSGAAVYATTGLAAGEGAVSVYNLDMPGVPGLTGSRTYRTAEGSVAVPVTPAPPSGGRTDEVAFPAVTARYVRMLGVRPDPTYGYSLWSFEVRDGASGTDLARAGTASASSASPGREAKYAIDGNATTRWAVSTADRPRADSWLAVDLGSAVEFDRVKIVWEAAAGRRYRIETSPDGATWTEAATHPRPAVSTTGGWLDVDGRAGFTVTGSPHPITVTGDQILLSDGAAAPLLVECHPRALPVAVTRPVADLAAVRSSVIDGHLVLLNLSGSTATTTVALPAADGVVPLYRGDQVTTKDGSALTVSLAAAEGRVEPAWFTVRVDGLRTGLRASVADAATVRLTAPAGDVIRCQVQPAGEPARQVAIPGGRTVTVTARTTRPYPLGDLALGATVFPAEPLPAGMSAPSAAVDDNDRTSWQPGTDGRMVVDLGAVRSLGEAELTWTGDQVPDVTVETSVDGRTYTPAPAPPRRRRGTVPLNGSARYVAVRVHGTPATTLTSLRIS, from the coding sequence ATGAGCACTGAGCCTTCTCGCCGGAGAGTCCTGCAAGCTTTCGGCGCGGGCGGGCTCGCGCTCGTGGCCGCCGGGCTGGTGACACCCGCCGCCCGGGCGCGGCAGTCCACGGCACTCGAGGGACGGCGTGGACCAGCCCCGGACGAGGTGGCGGCGACCTACCACGCGGCGCTGCTGCGGCACACACGCTGGGCCGAGCAGCAGTTCGACCAGGCCGCGGGGATCTACCCGGCCAAGGACTTCACCTTCGCGGTCGTTCTCGGCAACGCGGTGCTGCTGACCCGCGACGGTTACGACGCGACGGTCGCGGGCGTCGAACGCGACGTGCTGCACCGGCACACCGTCGACACCATCCGGCACTTCGCCCGGTCGAACCGGGTGACCGGCGGGACCGAGTGGGGACGCAGGCTGTTCTTCGACACCACCTTCCAGTCCTACTTCCAGCTCGCCGGCCGCCTCCTGTGGGCGGACCTCGACGCCGCCACCAGGGCGAATCTGGACCGGATCGCGATCGGCCAGTCGGACTACACCGCGGACCTGGGCTCCGGCGACGACCCGATGTCCGGCGACTGGACGCCGCGTGGCCTCTCCGGCGGGTACGCCGGGGACACGAAGCTGGAGGAAATGGGCGTCTACACCCAGGCGCTGGCCCCGGGCATCGCGTGGGCGCCGTCGGAGCCGCGGGCCGCCGCGTGGCGGGAGTGGTTCGGCCGGTGGAGCCGCAACGAAGCCGGTCTCCCGCCCGCGGACCTGGCCAATCCGCGACTGGTCGACGGTGTGCCGATCTCGGCCAACACCGCGGAGAACCTGTACGACACGTTCCTGGTCGAGAACCACGGCTCGTTCGGCCCGCACTACCAGGAAGAACTGTGGCGCACGTCCGGGCGCAACGCGCTGCACTTCCTGCTGGCCGGGCAGCCGCTGCCGGAGGTGCTCACCGCGCAGCCCAACGGTGAACGGCTGTGGCACACCATGCTGCTGATGGCCAGCGACGCGGGCGAGCCGCTGATGCCGATGGTGGCCGACCGCGAGCACCTCTACGGTCGCGACGTGCTCCCGCTCGCCTTCCGGGCCCAGGTGCTCGGAGATCGTTACGCGGCAAGGGCGGAGGCACAGCTGGCCGAGCGTCTTCAGCCGTACCAGGCATACCCGCCGGTCGATCGGCTCACCAAGTTCTCCGGTGAGCCGAAGTACGAGCCCGAAGCCCGGGCGGAGATCGCGATCAGCTACCTGCTGCACGAATGGCGGGCGAGCCACGGCGGCCCGGTCGAGCCGGTGAGCCAGGCGGAATTCGACGCACATGCGGTGGGCACGCGCGACTTCGGCGCCGCGCCGGGATTGCTGGTTCACCGGTCGCCTGCCGCGTGGGCGGCGGCGGTGAGCAAACCCGGCTACACGAAATTCGCCTGGCAACCGCGCCACGACGACTGGTTGTTCGGCGTCAGCGGCTCCACGCCTATGTTCCTGCCGTCGACGTCTTTGAAGGTGACCGAGCGGCACGCCGTGGCCTGGACAAAGGTGCGCCACGGTTTCGACGCGACCGCGGCGGTGCTGAAGTTCGACAACGGTTACGCCGGTTTCGCCACCCTGCCCTCCGGCGCAGCGGTCTACGCGACCACCGGCCTGGCGGCGGGGGAGGGCGCGGTGTCGGTGTACAACCTCGACATGCCCGGCGTGCCGGGGCTGACCGGCAGCCGCACCTATCGCACGGCCGAGGGCTCGGTTGCGGTCCCGGTCACTCCCGCACCGCCGTCGGGAGGGCGCACCGATGAGGTTGCGTTCCCCGCGGTGACGGCGCGGTACGTGCGGATGCTCGGCGTGCGGCCCGATCCGACGTACGGGTATTCCCTGTGGTCGTTCGAAGTCCGCGACGGGGCGAGCGGAACCGATCTCGCCAGGGCGGGTACTGCCTCGGCTTCGTCGGCTTCGCCGGGCAGGGAGGCGAAATACGCGATCGACGGCAATGCCACCACCCGCTGGGCTGTGTCCACAGCGGACCGTCCGCGGGCGGACAGCTGGCTCGCGGTCGATCTCGGCTCGGCAGTGGAGTTCGATCGGGTCAAGATCGTGTGGGAAGCCGCGGCGGGGCGCCGCTACCGCATCGAAACCTCGCCGGACGGGGCCACCTGGACCGAGGCCGCGACCCATCCGCGACCGGCGGTCAGCACCACGGGCGGCTGGCTCGACGTCGACGGCCGTGCCGGGTTCACGGTGACCGGTTCACCGCACCCGATCACCGTCACCGGCGACCAGATCTTGCTGTCCGACGGTGCCGCGGCGCCGCTGCTGGTCGAATGCCATCCCCGCGCCCTTCCCGTTGCGGTGACGAGGCCCGTGGCCGACCTCGCCGCGGTGCGGAGTTCGGTGATCGACGGACACCTCGTCCTGCTCAACCTCTCCGGCTCGACTGCCACGACGACCGTCGCGCTGCCCGCCGCCGATGGTGTGGTCCCGCTGTACCGCGGTGACCAAGTGACCACAAAGGACGGTAGCGCGCTGACCGTTTCGCTGGCCGCGGCGGAAGGGCGGGTCGAACCGGCGTGGTTCACCGTCCGTGTCGACGGCCTGCGGACCGGGCTGCGGGCCTCGGTCGCCGACGCCGCCACGGTCCGGCTCACCGCGCCCGCCGGGGACGTGATCCGGTGCCAGGTACAACCTGCCGGTGAACCCGCGCGGCAGGTCGCGATCCCCGGCGGCCGGACGGTCACGGTCACCGCGCGCACGACCCGGCCGTACCCGCTCGGCGATCTCGCGCTGGGAGCCACGGTGTTCCCGGCGGAGCCGCTGCCCGCCGGAATGTCCGCACCGAGCGCCGCGGTCGACGACAACGACCGGACGTCCTGGCAGCCGGGCACCGATGGCCGGATGGTCGTCGACCTCGGCGCCGTGCGGTCACTCGGCGAGGCCGAACTGACCTGGACCGGCGACCAGGTGCCGGACGTGACCGTCGAAACCAGCGTCGACGGGCGGACCTACACGCCCGCTCCGGCACCACCCCGCCGACGGCGCGGCACGGTGCCGCTCAACGGTTCCGCCCGGTACGTGGCAGTGCGAGTACACGGCACACCGGCGACGACCCTCACCAGCCTCCGGATCAGCTAG
- a CDS encoding MFS transporter codes for MSRNKSIILLSAGHACVDVYQGSVAALVPFFVAERAYGYAAVSGIVLAASLLSSVAQPLFGALTDRWAMPWLLPVSTFLGGLGIALSGISGSYALTLVFVAVSGIGVAAYHPEAARVARIAGEGRHTAMGWFSLGGNLGFAVAPLMVTAVVAAGGLRLSPLLVVPALAGSVLCLPVLRALHRPARTSAGMTGSGRADDKVSFGKLSLVVVFRSIVFVGLGTFISLYAQQRVAGGVVAGSVSLFLLYLGGAVGTVLGSRLANRWDRVAVVRWSYLCTIGTLAGVVFVPGPLFHVFVLLTSAGLYVPFSLQVTLAQDYLPTRVGTAGGVTLGLTVSIGGLASPLIGTLADHTSLRTALIPLIVLPALSWLVARTLPEPAVAGRVPVSPRA; via the coding sequence GTGTCTCGGAACAAGTCGATCATCCTGCTGTCGGCAGGGCATGCCTGCGTGGACGTCTACCAGGGTTCGGTGGCCGCGCTGGTGCCCTTCTTCGTCGCCGAGCGCGCCTACGGGTACGCGGCGGTGTCGGGCATCGTGCTCGCGGCTTCTCTGTTGTCCTCGGTCGCGCAGCCGTTGTTCGGCGCGCTGACCGACCGGTGGGCGATGCCGTGGCTGCTGCCGGTGAGCACCTTTCTCGGCGGGCTGGGCATCGCGCTGAGCGGGATCAGCGGTTCCTACGCGCTGACGCTGGTTTTTGTGGCGGTGTCCGGCATCGGGGTTGCCGCCTACCACCCGGAGGCCGCGCGGGTGGCGCGGATCGCCGGCGAGGGCAGGCACACCGCGATGGGCTGGTTCTCCCTCGGCGGGAACCTCGGATTCGCCGTCGCGCCCCTGATGGTCACCGCGGTCGTGGCGGCCGGTGGGTTGCGGCTGTCCCCGTTGCTGGTGGTGCCCGCCCTGGCCGGCAGCGTGCTGTGCCTGCCCGTCCTGCGGGCGCTGCACAGGCCCGCGCGCACCAGCGCTGGCATGACGGGCTCCGGCCGTGCCGACGACAAGGTTTCGTTCGGGAAGCTGTCCCTGGTGGTGGTTTTCCGCTCGATCGTGTTCGTCGGGCTCGGCACGTTCATCTCGCTCTACGCCCAGCAGCGCGTCGCGGGCGGAGTCGTGGCGGGCAGCGTGTCGCTGTTCCTGCTCTACCTCGGCGGGGCCGTGGGCACCGTGCTGGGGAGCAGGCTGGCCAACCGCTGGGACCGGGTCGCCGTGGTGCGCTGGTCGTACCTGTGCACCATCGGCACGCTCGCGGGCGTCGTGTTCGTGCCCGGTCCGCTGTTCCACGTGTTCGTCCTGCTGACCTCGGCCGGTCTCTACGTCCCGTTCTCCCTGCAGGTCACGCTCGCGCAGGACTACCTGCCCACGCGGGTCGGCACGGCCGGCGGTGTCACCCTGGGGCTTACCGTCAGCATCGGTGGCCTCGCCAGCCCGCTGATCGGCACCCTCGCCGACCACACCTCGCTGCGGACGGCACTCATCCCGTTGATCGTGCTGCCCGCGCTGAGCTGGCTCGTGGCCCGCACGCTGCCGGAACCCGCCGTCGCGGGGCGGGTTCCCGTTTCCCCGCGAGCCTGA
- a CDS encoding tetratricopeptide repeat protein: protein MSSPQERLVAQLAKIKELSGLSLRALATKAGLSSSSLSRYLTGRLVPPWEAVVALCRVVARDPRPLRPLWAEATKAGAAPPPRRNDLPADLFDFTGREAESARVEELLSTAGAVAIDGMGGVGKTSLAVHVGHRLASAYPDAGLYLDLHGFTPGQEPLEPRTALGRLLAALDVTRPPDDTAERAALWRSELSRRRALVVLDNAVDAEQVRPLLPGAGKSAVLITSRHRLVSLDGVPPVSLEPLADADAADLFGRAAGLALAGEDAVGQVLEQCGGLPLALRMAGARLRHRPGWTVAVLAERLRDNAGRFDAVFGMSSQQLDATQRRVFRLLGVLPGEDFDAAAAGALAGLRPAEVDAVLEELVDAHLVQELSPGRYRMHDLIRRYAADLAAEEDAGQADAAVRRVLDHYLAQAVAHEQTLPSPHRAQPSPGDPARAMAWFDLEYTNLIAAFDAAVRLGVDEVVAALPQAMRVWFFRHRGTDDQARLLEAAAAAAGRLGRGQERASLLSDLGFTRAAAGRLTEALSAYDQAERSEPDDQLAAGLALRLGFVRRDLGDLDAARTQFRRARELFEKLGQRPGQTQALAFDGWVTFHLGQPTEAIELARASVAMADGPGRITGLVTLGVALAPDDPAESQRALHEALHLAEQHNLQHNQAWCHNYLGVALRVAGSPEKALEHHRRAFELLEPLAEVQLEIDCLHSYAETCRAAGRSEEALALLDRIIELARKLNRPHDENLARTARNAIENNR, encoded by the coding sequence GTGTCCAGCCCTCAGGAGCGGCTGGTCGCCCAGCTCGCCAAGATCAAGGAGCTGAGCGGCCTCAGCCTGCGTGCCCTCGCCACCAAGGCGGGGTTGAGCAGCTCGTCGCTGTCCCGGTACCTGACCGGCAGGCTCGTCCCGCCGTGGGAAGCGGTCGTGGCGTTGTGCCGGGTGGTGGCGCGGGATCCGCGCCCGCTGCGCCCGCTGTGGGCCGAAGCGACCAAGGCCGGGGCGGCGCCGCCACCGCGCCGCAACGACCTGCCCGCCGACCTGTTCGACTTCACCGGCCGGGAAGCCGAGTCCGCGCGGGTCGAGGAGCTGCTGAGTACCGCGGGCGCGGTCGCGATCGACGGCATGGGCGGCGTCGGCAAGACCAGCCTCGCCGTGCACGTGGGCCACCGGCTGGCGTCGGCGTACCCGGACGCCGGGCTCTACCTCGATCTGCACGGTTTCACCCCGGGCCAGGAACCGCTGGAACCGCGGACCGCGCTGGGGAGGTTGCTGGCCGCGCTCGACGTCACGCGGCCACCGGACGACACCGCCGAGCGCGCGGCGCTGTGGCGGTCGGAGCTGTCCCGGCGGCGGGCGCTCGTGGTGCTGGACAACGCGGTCGACGCCGAGCAGGTGCGACCGCTGCTGCCCGGTGCCGGGAAGTCGGCGGTGCTGATCACCAGCCGCCATCGGCTGGTCAGCCTGGACGGGGTGCCGCCGGTGTCGCTGGAACCGCTGGCCGACGCCGACGCGGCGGACCTGTTCGGCCGCGCGGCCGGGCTCGCGCTCGCCGGGGAGGACGCCGTCGGCCAGGTGCTCGAGCAGTGCGGCGGGCTCCCGCTGGCGCTGCGGATGGCGGGCGCCCGGCTCCGCCACCGTCCGGGTTGGACGGTGGCGGTGCTCGCCGAACGCCTGCGCGACAACGCCGGGCGCTTCGACGCGGTGTTCGGCATGTCCTCGCAGCAACTGGACGCGACCCAGCGGCGGGTGTTCCGGTTGCTGGGGGTGCTGCCGGGGGAGGACTTCGACGCGGCGGCCGCCGGCGCGCTGGCCGGTCTGCGCCCGGCCGAGGTGGACGCGGTGCTGGAGGAACTGGTCGACGCCCACTTGGTCCAGGAGCTTTCCCCGGGCCGGTACCGGATGCACGACCTGATCCGGCGTTACGCGGCCGACCTCGCCGCCGAGGAGGACGCGGGGCAGGCCGACGCCGCCGTGCGCCGGGTGCTGGACCACTACCTCGCCCAGGCGGTCGCCCACGAGCAGACGTTGCCGTCACCGCATCGCGCGCAACCGTCACCGGGGGATCCGGCGCGGGCGATGGCCTGGTTCGACCTCGAATACACAAACCTGATCGCCGCCTTCGACGCGGCCGTGCGGCTCGGCGTGGACGAGGTGGTGGCGGCACTGCCGCAGGCCATGCGGGTCTGGTTCTTCCGGCACCGCGGCACCGACGACCAGGCCCGGCTACTCGAAGCCGCCGCGGCCGCCGCGGGACGGCTGGGACGTGGCCAGGAACGGGCTTCGCTGCTCTCGGACCTGGGCTTCACCCGTGCCGCCGCCGGCCGCCTCACCGAGGCGTTGTCCGCCTACGACCAGGCCGAACGGTCCGAACCGGACGACCAACTCGCCGCCGGTCTGGCGCTGCGCCTCGGCTTCGTGCGGCGCGATCTCGGCGACCTCGACGCGGCGCGGACGCAGTTTCGCCGGGCACGCGAGTTGTTCGAAAAGCTCGGGCAACGGCCCGGGCAGACCCAGGCCTTGGCATTCGACGGCTGGGTGACCTTTCACCTCGGTCAGCCCACCGAGGCCATCGAACTCGCGCGCGCTTCCGTGGCCATGGCCGACGGACCCGGGCGGATCACCGGCTTGGTCACGCTCGGTGTGGCACTCGCGCCGGACGACCCGGCGGAATCACAGCGCGCCCTGCACGAGGCCCTGCACTTGGCCGAGCAGCACAACTTGCAGCACAACCAGGCATGGTGCCACAACTACCTCGGGGTGGCGTTGCGTGTCGCGGGTTCACCGGAGAAGGCGCTCGAACACCACCGGCGGGCTTTCGAACTGCTGGAACCACTGGCCGAGGTGCAGCTGGAGATCGACTGCCTGCACAGCTACGCCGAAACCTGCCGTGCCGCCGGTCGCTCCGAGGAAGCGCTGGCTCTACTGGATCGCATCATCGAACTCGCGCGGAAACTGAACCGGCCTCACGACGAGAACCTCGCCCGCACCGCACGGAATGCCATCGAGAACAACCGCTGA
- a CDS encoding helix-turn-helix transcriptional regulator — MSEIRHMPVAPTRMQPLAPGTGIDAHRHDDHQIVYAARGVLAITTDRGSWVAPATRAIWVPAGTVHAHQAHGALELHLVGLPATDNPLGLAEPTVLAVGPLLRELILAYTRPPHDDSAERRRLRAVLLDQLRASPQQPLHLPTPTDPRLRELCALLHADPADNRTLATLGARVGASDRTLARLFKADLGMTFPQWRTQLRLHRALVLLAENTPVTTVAHACGWSSASAFIDVFRRAFGHTPGTHR; from the coding sequence ATGTCGGAAATCCGCCACATGCCGGTAGCTCCGACCCGGATGCAGCCGCTGGCCCCGGGTACCGGCATCGACGCGCACCGGCACGACGACCACCAGATCGTCTACGCCGCCCGCGGTGTCCTGGCCATCACGACCGACCGGGGTTCCTGGGTCGCCCCCGCCACCCGCGCCATCTGGGTGCCCGCCGGCACCGTGCACGCCCACCAGGCGCACGGCGCGCTCGAACTGCACCTGGTCGGGCTGCCCGCCACCGACAACCCGCTGGGCCTGGCCGAACCCACCGTGCTGGCCGTAGGGCCGCTGCTGCGTGAACTGATCCTCGCCTACACCCGCCCGCCGCACGACGACTCCGCGGAACGGCGGCGGCTGCGCGCGGTCCTGCTCGACCAGCTCCGCGCCTCACCGCAGCAACCGCTGCACCTGCCGACGCCCACCGACCCCCGGCTGCGCGAGCTGTGCGCGCTCCTGCACGCCGACCCGGCCGACAACCGGACGCTGGCCACGCTCGGCGCGCGGGTCGGCGCGAGCGACCGCACCCTGGCCCGGCTGTTCAAGGCCGACCTCGGGATGACCTTCCCGCAGTGGCGCACCCAGCTGCGGCTGCACCGCGCGCTCGTGCTGCTGGCCGAAAACACCCCGGTGACCACCGTGGCGCACGCCTGCGGGTGGTCGTCGGCCAGCGCGTTCATCGACGTCTTCCGGCGCGCCTTCGGGCACACCCCGGGAACGCACCGCTGA